Proteins encoded in a region of the Scrofimicrobium sp. R131 genome:
- a CDS encoding alpha/beta hydrolase — MNPPPRRLRLSSGRSLSWVECGCPTGPVLLYFHGAPGSALEALVLDEAARAQGVRVVAPDRPGIAGSDPEPGRTVGDWVPVVEELARALDLTEVTVLAWSGGSPYALACARARPDLVRAVGLVAPLTERENWLTRLERVSARPWLATVRVLTRVSPALIAGAFRLGGGGPRSALLAASLTRALQPGSTGAATDLAVLGRAPQPGPIPQPVTIWAGGRDAYISARQVVSLARRLGQAQVRFIARATHAQLLVDHADEIVAAIRGPNWGLNVN; from the coding sequence ATGAACCCGCCACCACGCCGCCTGCGCCTCTCCTCCGGGCGCTCCCTGAGCTGGGTGGAGTGCGGTTGCCCCACCGGACCGGTCCTCCTGTATTTTCACGGGGCGCCCGGCTCGGCCTTGGAAGCACTGGTTTTGGACGAGGCGGCCCGCGCCCAAGGAGTTCGAGTGGTGGCCCCGGACCGACCCGGAATCGCCGGCTCAGACCCGGAACCGGGTCGAACCGTGGGCGACTGGGTCCCGGTGGTGGAGGAACTGGCCCGCGCCCTGGACCTGACTGAGGTAACCGTCCTAGCCTGGTCCGGCGGCTCCCCCTATGCGCTCGCGTGCGCGCGGGCGCGACCGGACCTGGTGCGCGCAGTGGGGCTGGTGGCTCCCCTAACCGAGCGGGAAAACTGGCTGACACGGCTCGAGCGGGTGAGCGCCCGGCCGTGGCTGGCGACGGTGCGAGTCCTGACCCGGGTTAGCCCCGCCCTGATTGCCGGGGCGTTCCGACTCGGAGGGGGTGGCCCCCGAAGTGCGCTGCTGGCGGCCTCGCTCACCCGAGCACTGCAACCCGGCTCGACGGGAGCGGCCACCGACCTGGCCGTCCTGGGGCGGGCCCCCCAACCGGGGCCCATTCCCCAACCGGTGACCATCTGGGCGGGTGGGCGCGACGCCTACATTTCCGCCCGCCAGGTGGTGAGCCTGGCCCGCCGGCTGGGCCAAGCTCAAGTGCGCTTCATTGCCCGGGCCACCCACGCGCAGTTGCTGGTGGACCACGCAGATGAGATCGTCGCGGCCATTCGGGGCCCCAACTGGGGATTGAACGTAAACTAG
- a CDS encoding ABC transporter permease, which produces MPAVDLPSARSPLVKITLRGIRSQFGRFLMTLLAVSLGTAFLSGVLGLRSALDGVAESTLGGVAVYDGYLLGPEETTPGGTSIYGSVDASEVDRIREITGVEDPLALWTGTGLLYDAAGNLLTTGGAPVLITPTMAGSLGPTWVEGVAPQRAGQIAVEESAANQHQLQVGDRLELAVGGQILPQEVTGIYSYDHPMLGMVSLYVDPDTADQLLGEGGQAPMVVFNLAPGADPTQVLDRVAQPDLTVLDNAQYRAYLQEQADTALSFLTTFLLIFIGIALFVSTFIISNTFQMSVRARQGEFALLRAIGTSRPQVFLVVAAQAVVVGLLGGGLGVLLGRGLTWAAERALAGIGMSLPGGIPLTASMVGWSLLVGLVVTVISALLPALEASRTSPLEALRSSAGANQRALWPRTVLGAMALAGGLALVHLGVTRQVAGPGVSFGVGAALLILGILAVSPALSRPAAQLLASPIRLVSPTQGRLAVKNLWRNPRRTSTTAGALIIGVTLVSAGAVLATTVKDSIAGLADDQVLSNLVVQSADPFSPIPPQAQELIEQVKGVESVHGDVSTGQVSFENAEGEYAIQSATFYGPGYLGRDVQIPLSEGSADGLSDGEFLALSSWAREQGFEVGDEVTFRDGDQTQEHRLGGLMDFNVVGSTLVFDAKYSQLAAGGQFPVTKPAALFVWTEPGADVQQVKAAIQQQVRPLRTLSVGTAADFSNQAAQAVDQVMAVLYALLGLSVVVAAVGIVNTMSLSVAERTREFGLLRAVGMGRGGVAALVIIESTLTSVYAAVLGAATGVGLGAALQQYLQDSGLSRLTVPWGQLGLFVLAAAVLGVLAAIVPAWRAARIPVLVAIAED; this is translated from the coding sequence ATGCCAGCAGTCGACCTCCCGTCGGCGCGTTCCCCCCTCGTGAAAATTACCCTGCGTGGCATTCGCTCACAGTTTGGCCGATTCCTGATGACGCTGCTGGCCGTCTCGTTGGGAACCGCTTTCCTCAGCGGTGTGCTTGGGCTGCGCTCCGCCCTCGACGGGGTGGCCGAGTCAACCCTGGGCGGGGTGGCTGTGTACGACGGGTACCTGCTGGGGCCAGAGGAGACGACTCCCGGTGGGACCAGCATTTACGGCAGCGTTGACGCCAGCGAGGTCGACCGCATTCGCGAGATTACCGGGGTGGAGGACCCGCTGGCCCTGTGGACGGGAACCGGACTGCTGTACGACGCCGCGGGCAACCTGCTCACCACCGGGGGCGCTCCCGTCCTGATCACCCCCACCATGGCGGGCAGTTTGGGGCCAACCTGGGTGGAGGGCGTCGCCCCGCAGCGGGCCGGGCAAATCGCCGTCGAGGAGTCCGCTGCCAACCAGCATCAGCTGCAGGTGGGCGACCGGCTCGAGCTGGCCGTCGGCGGTCAGATCCTGCCCCAAGAGGTCACCGGCATCTACAGTTACGACCATCCGATGCTCGGGATGGTCAGCCTTTACGTCGATCCCGACACCGCCGACCAGCTGTTAGGGGAGGGCGGGCAGGCCCCCATGGTGGTGTTCAACCTGGCCCCGGGGGCGGATCCAACCCAGGTGCTGGACCGGGTGGCCCAGCCGGATCTGACGGTGCTGGACAACGCGCAGTACCGCGCCTACCTGCAGGAACAGGCCGACACGGCCCTGAGCTTCCTGACCACTTTCCTGCTGATCTTCATCGGGATCGCCCTGTTCGTCAGCACCTTCATCATCTCTAACACCTTCCAGATGTCCGTCCGGGCTCGGCAGGGTGAGTTCGCCCTGCTGCGCGCCATTGGCACCTCTCGGCCGCAGGTGTTCCTGGTGGTGGCCGCCCAGGCGGTGGTGGTCGGGCTGCTCGGAGGCGGACTGGGGGTGCTGCTGGGCCGGGGACTGACCTGGGCGGCAGAGCGAGCCCTGGCCGGGATTGGCATGAGTCTGCCCGGCGGGATACCCCTCACCGCCTCCATGGTCGGTTGGAGCCTGCTGGTGGGACTGGTGGTGACGGTGATTTCCGCACTCTTGCCCGCCCTGGAGGCATCCCGTACCTCCCCGCTGGAGGCGCTCCGCTCCTCGGCCGGTGCCAACCAGCGTGCCCTCTGGCCGCGAACCGTGCTCGGGGCGATGGCTTTGGCCGGGGGCCTCGCCCTCGTCCACCTGGGGGTGACCCGACAGGTGGCCGGGCCGGGCGTCAGCTTCGGGGTGGGGGCTGCCCTCCTGATCCTCGGCATCCTCGCGGTCTCACCCGCGCTGTCCCGTCCGGCCGCCCAGCTGCTAGCCAGCCCCATCCGGCTCGTCTCCCCCACCCAGGGCCGCCTCGCCGTGAAGAACCTGTGGCGTAACCCGCGCCGAACCTCCACCACGGCGGGGGCCCTGATCATTGGCGTCACCCTGGTGAGTGCCGGGGCCGTGCTGGCCACGACCGTGAAGGACTCCATTGCCGGCCTGGCTGACGATCAGGTCCTCTCCAACCTGGTGGTGCAAAGCGCCGACCCGTTCTCACCAATCCCACCGCAGGCGCAGGAACTGATCGAGCAGGTGAAGGGGGTCGAGTCGGTCCACGGTGACGTCAGCACCGGGCAGGTCAGTTTCGAAAACGCCGAGGGGGAGTACGCCATCCAGAGCGCCACCTTCTACGGCCCGGGCTACCTGGGACGGGACGTGCAGATTCCCCTGTCGGAAGGCAGCGCGGACGGCCTGTCCGACGGGGAGTTCCTGGCGCTGAGCTCCTGGGCTCGCGAGCAGGGGTTCGAGGTCGGCGACGAGGTCACCTTCCGGGATGGAGATCAGACTCAGGAGCACCGCCTGGGGGGCCTGATGGACTTCAACGTGGTCGGGTCCACCCTGGTGTTCGATGCGAAGTACTCGCAGTTGGCCGCGGGCGGGCAGTTCCCCGTCACCAAGCCGGCCGCCCTCTTCGTCTGGACGGAGCCGGGGGCCGACGTGCAGCAGGTCAAGGCTGCGATCCAGCAGCAGGTGCGGCCTCTGCGTACCCTGTCGGTCGGCACGGCGGCAGACTTCTCAAACCAGGCGGCGCAGGCCGTCGACCAGGTGATGGCGGTGCTCTACGCACTGCTGGGACTGTCGGTTGTGGTTGCCGCCGTCGGTATTGTCAACACGATGAGCCTGTCGGTAGCGGAACGGACCCGAGAGTTCGGGCTGCTGCGAGCGGTCGGGATGGGCCGCGGCGGGGTGGCGGCCCTGGTCATCATCGAATCGACCCTCACCTCGGTGTACGCGGCGGTCCTGGGGGCAGCGACCGGAGTGGGACTCGGGGCGGCATTGCAGCAATACCTGCAGGACTCTGGCCTGTCGCGGCTGACCGTCCCCTGGGGGCAACTGGGACTGTTCGTGCTGGCGGCTGCAGTGTTGGGCGTGCTGGCGGCCATCGTGCCGGCCTGGCGGGCAGCGCGCATCCCCGTGCTGGTGGCGATCGCGGAGGATTAG
- the metG gene encoding methionine--tRNA ligase, which produces MSTILSAVAWPYANGPRHIGHIAGFGVPSDVFSRYMRMAGHDVLMVSGTDEHGTPILVAADQEGVTARELADRNNELIVEDLAKLGLSYDLFTRTTTGNHYRVAQEMFKVVRDNGYLIEQTTLSAISPSTGRTLPDRYIEGTCPICGYEGARGDQCDNCGNQLDPTDLLNPHSRIDNEVPEFVETTHYFLDLPALAEVLTEWLETKEGDWRPNVIRFSQNFLEEIRPRAMTRDIDWGIPVPGWEDQPGKRLYVWFDAVIGYLSASIEWARRTGDPDAWRKWWNDPEALSYYFMGKDNIVFHSQIWPAELLAYNGKGTRGGKPGEYGELNLPTEVVSSEFLTMEGRKFASSRGIVIYVRDLLARYQPDALRYYISAAGPETADADFTWEEFVRRTNNELVAGWGNLVNRTASMIHKRFGEIPEPDALDPRDEHLLDQLAAGFGEVGDLIRTHHQKAALAAIMRLVGEANRYVTETEPFKLKSEEQQPRLRTVLWVLAQAVSDLNTMMAPFLPHSANAVDEVMGGRGDVAPMPRIDWVEDLDVTNDDGSARRYPIITGDYRSARTWERRAVVVGTPVAKPKPAFVKLDEAIIEEELARFGA; this is translated from the coding sequence ATGAGCACAATTCTTTCCGCAGTTGCCTGGCCCTACGCCAACGGTCCGCGACACATTGGACACATCGCCGGGTTCGGCGTTCCCTCAGATGTTTTCTCCCGCTACATGCGCATGGCGGGCCACGACGTGCTGATGGTGTCCGGGACTGACGAGCACGGCACCCCGATCCTGGTCGCGGCCGATCAGGAGGGGGTCACGGCTCGGGAGCTGGCGGACCGGAACAACGAGCTGATCGTGGAGGACCTGGCCAAGCTGGGCCTGTCGTACGACCTGTTCACCAGGACCACCACCGGCAACCACTACCGGGTGGCGCAGGAAATGTTCAAGGTGGTGCGGGACAACGGGTACCTGATTGAGCAGACCACCCTGTCGGCGATCTCCCCCAGCACGGGGCGGACCCTGCCCGACCGCTACATTGAGGGGACCTGTCCCATCTGCGGCTACGAGGGTGCCCGCGGCGACCAGTGCGACAACTGTGGGAACCAGCTGGACCCGACCGACCTGCTGAACCCGCATTCTCGGATCGACAACGAAGTGCCCGAGTTCGTGGAGACCACCCACTACTTCCTGGACCTGCCGGCCCTGGCCGAAGTGCTGACCGAATGGCTCGAAACCAAAGAGGGGGATTGGCGTCCCAACGTCATCCGCTTCTCCCAGAACTTCCTGGAAGAGATCCGCCCCCGTGCGATGACGCGCGACATCGACTGGGGGATCCCCGTGCCCGGGTGGGAGGATCAGCCGGGCAAACGCCTCTACGTCTGGTTCGACGCGGTGATCGGCTACCTGTCCGCCTCGATCGAGTGGGCGCGCCGCACCGGCGATCCCGACGCCTGGCGCAAGTGGTGGAATGACCCCGAAGCCCTGTCCTACTACTTCATGGGTAAGGACAACATCGTGTTCCACTCCCAGATTTGGCCGGCCGAACTGCTGGCCTACAACGGCAAGGGCACCCGCGGCGGCAAGCCGGGGGAATACGGCGAACTGAACCTGCCCACCGAAGTGGTCTCATCCGAGTTCCTGACGATGGAGGGGCGGAAGTTCGCTTCCTCGCGCGGGATCGTAATTTACGTCCGCGACCTGCTGGCACGCTACCAGCCCGACGCCCTGCGCTACTACATCAGCGCGGCCGGCCCCGAAACTGCGGACGCCGACTTCACCTGGGAAGAGTTTGTCCGCCGGACCAACAACGAGCTGGTCGCCGGCTGGGGCAACCTGGTCAACCGGACCGCCTCGATGATCCACAAGCGGTTCGGGGAGATTCCCGAACCCGACGCCCTCGACCCCCGCGACGAGCACCTGCTGGATCAGCTGGCCGCAGGTTTTGGCGAGGTGGGGGACCTGATCCGGACCCACCACCAGAAGGCGGCGCTGGCGGCCATCATGCGCCTGGTGGGCGAAGCCAACCGGTACGTGACCGAGACCGAACCTTTCAAACTGAAGTCGGAAGAGCAGCAGCCCCGCCTGCGGACCGTGCTGTGGGTTTTGGCCCAGGCGGTCAGCGACCTGAACACAATGATGGCACCGTTCCTGCCGCATTCGGCCAATGCGGTGGACGAGGTGATGGGCGGTCGCGGGGACGTGGCCCCGATGCCGAGAATCGACTGGGTGGAAGACCTGGATGTGACCAACGACGACGGGTCCGCTCGGCGCTACCCGATCATTACCGGTGACTACCGGTCGGCTCGAACCTGGGAGCGGCGGGCCGTGGTGGTGGGAACCCCGGTGGCCAAGCCGAAGCCGGCGTTCGTCAAGCTGGACGAGGCAATCATCGAGGAGGAGCTGGCCCGCTTCGGCGCCTGA
- a CDS encoding isochorismatase family protein, with protein sequence MGNALLIVDVQPTFCEGGELPIDGGNACAQRIAQYADEHTDDYDLIVTTQDWHIEPGGHFSTEPDFVDTWPPHGVAGSPNAEVHSALADLHVDYAVKKGQYRAAYSGFEGETPDGTTLTEVLRSEGIDQADVVGLALSHCVKETALDARRLGLRVRVLEDLSEPVSRELGEAAVAQLREAGVCVTRSGK encoded by the coding sequence ATGGGGAACGCCCTGCTGATCGTGGACGTGCAGCCGACATTTTGTGAGGGCGGCGAGCTGCCGATCGATGGGGGCAACGCCTGCGCCCAGCGAATTGCCCAGTACGCCGACGAACACACTGACGACTACGACCTGATTGTCACCACGCAGGATTGGCACATTGAGCCCGGCGGCCACTTCTCAACGGAACCCGACTTTGTTGACACCTGGCCTCCGCACGGGGTGGCCGGCAGCCCCAACGCCGAGGTCCACTCGGCCCTCGCCGACCTGCACGTGGACTACGCGGTGAAGAAGGGCCAGTATCGGGCCGCCTACTCGGGTTTCGAGGGGGAGACGCCCGACGGGACCACCTTGACTGAGGTCCTGCGCTCGGAGGGGATCGACCAGGCCGACGTGGTCGGGTTGGCTCTGTCGCACTGCGTCAAAGAGACCGCACTGGATGCCCGTCGCCTGGGTTTGCGGGTCCGCGTGCTCGAAGACCTGTCCGAGCCGGTTTCCCGCGAGTTGGGCGAGGCGGCCGTCGCCCAGTTGCGCGAGGCGGGGGTTTGCGTCACTCGGTCGGGGAAGTAG
- the rsmI gene encoding 16S rRNA (cytidine(1402)-2'-O)-methyltransferase: MNEGTIWLAATPIGNTEDASPRLRAALEQADWIGAEDTRRLKALCQRLGVTYRGRVVALHDHNEAERGPELIERAAAGETVLIVSDAGTPTVSDPGYRLGQLAIARGVRLRPIPGPSAALAALSVSGLPSDRFTFEGFVPRKEGEGRRRLEQLQADPRTQIWFESPRRTARTLALMAEILGENRPAAICRELTKTYEEVLRGTLAELSAQVGEDLRGEITLVVGGAVLDGTEPLPVERVHQLVAKGMRLKDAAAEVARQTGARKNDLYRAALATSPTE, from the coding sequence ATGAACGAAGGAACGATCTGGTTGGCGGCCACCCCCATCGGCAACACCGAAGACGCCTCGCCGCGACTGCGAGCGGCGCTGGAGCAGGCCGACTGGATTGGAGCCGAAGACACCCGCCGACTGAAGGCCCTCTGTCAGCGACTGGGGGTAACCTACCGCGGCCGGGTGGTGGCGCTGCACGACCACAACGAGGCCGAGCGAGGCCCGGAGCTGATCGAGCGGGCCGCCGCCGGAGAGACGGTCCTGATCGTGTCCGACGCGGGCACCCCCACCGTCTCGGATCCGGGCTATCGGCTGGGGCAACTGGCCATCGCCCGCGGGGTGCGGCTGCGCCCAATTCCCGGACCGTCAGCGGCGCTGGCGGCCCTGTCCGTTTCCGGGCTTCCCTCCGACCGATTCACCTTCGAGGGATTCGTGCCGAGGAAAGAGGGCGAGGGGCGCCGCCGCCTGGAACAGCTGCAGGCCGATCCGCGGACGCAGATCTGGTTCGAATCGCCCCGACGGACCGCCCGCACCCTGGCCCTGATGGCCGAAATACTGGGGGAAAACCGGCCCGCGGCCATCTGCCGGGAGCTGACGAAAACCTACGAGGAAGTCCTGCGCGGGACGCTGGCGGAACTGTCCGCCCAAGTCGGGGAGGACCTGCGCGGAGAGATCACCCTGGTGGTGGGCGGGGCTGTGCTCGACGGGACCGAACCGCTCCCGGTGGAGCGGGTGCACCAGCTGGTGGCGAAAGGAATGCGACTGAAAGACGCGGCGGCCGAGGTGGCCCGCCAAACCGGTGCCCGGAAAAACGACCTGTACCGAGCGGCCCTGGCTACTTCCCCGACCGAGTGA
- a CDS encoding CsbD family protein, with protein MTIKDKFEAEAEELKGKATEAIGRVTKDDEKIGKGEAEQLVAKGKKVAEQVKDVFKK; from the coding sequence ATGACTATCAAAGATAAGTTCGAAGCTGAGGCCGAGGAACTCAAAGGAAAGGCCACCGAGGCGATTGGGCGCGTCACTAAGGATGACGAGAAAATCGGTAAGGGTGAGGCCGAACAGTTGGTGGCCAAGGGCAAGAAGGTCGCCGAACAAGTAAAAGACGTCTTCAAAAAGTAG
- a CDS encoding GlsB/YeaQ/YmgE family stress response membrane protein: MGFIAFLVLGLIAGAIAKLILPGEQGGGWIATLILGVIGALVGGWLGSLLFNAPLENFFSIQTWLVAIGGSIVVLLIYGLIVGRKER; this comes from the coding sequence ATGGGTTTCATTGCTTTTCTTGTGCTCGGGCTAATCGCCGGGGCCATCGCGAAACTAATTCTGCCCGGCGAGCAGGGCGGCGGTTGGATCGCCACCCTGATCCTGGGTGTCATCGGCGCACTGGTGGGCGGCTGGCTTGGAAGCCTGCTGTTCAACGCGCCGCTGGAGAACTTCTTCTCTATTCAAACCTGGCTGGTAGCAATCGGCGGCTCCATCGTGGTGCTGCTGATCTACGGGCTGATCGTTGGTCGAAAGGAACGATAG
- a CDS encoding DNA starvation/stationary phase protection protein: MAKSLRGATTTNLQNTEAGYVAPARLRDNLQAVVVDFIALGNLGKQAHWNLVGPNFRDLHLNIDEVVEIAREGADTFAERMRALHATPDGRLETVVEQTSLPTFPAGEITTTEAVELMVKAIEATTGRMREVHDAVDADDASTADLLHEFLIKLEQQTWFIGSELRSADK, encoded by the coding sequence ATGGCTAAGAGCTTGCGGGGTGCAACCACTACCAACTTGCAGAACACCGAGGCTGGTTACGTCGCCCCGGCTCGCCTGCGAGACAACCTGCAGGCCGTCGTGGTCGATTTCATTGCGCTGGGTAACCTGGGCAAGCAGGCTCACTGGAACCTGGTCGGTCCCAACTTCCGGGATCTGCACCTGAACATTGACGAGGTGGTCGAGATTGCCCGGGAGGGTGCCGACACCTTTGCCGAGCGGATGAGGGCGCTGCACGCCACCCCTGACGGCCGACTCGAAACCGTGGTGGAGCAGACCTCTTTGCCCACCTTCCCCGCGGGGGAAATCACCACCACCGAAGCGGTGGAGCTGATGGTCAAGGCCATCGAAGCGACCACCGGTCGGATGCGGGAAGTACACGACGCGGTGGACGCGGATGACGCTTCCACCGCCGACCTGCTGCACGAGTTCCTGATCAAACTGGAGCAGCAGACCTGGTTTATCGGCTCGGAGCTACGCTCCGCCGACAAGTAG
- a CDS encoding dolichyl-phosphate-mannose--protein mannosyltransferase translates to MTSLRSSAGLAWLFTALATVLAAATRLTNLGRVPDLIFDEVYYVKDAWSLAQLGYEGTWGDTFPAGLDPSASFVVHPPVGKWLISLGMQWLGPENPVGWRLVPALMGVLGVFFLCRWAWLLFRSPAVVGLAGLFLATDGMHLVLSRTALLDGILTTFVLGALWALTHDQLGPATGWRRPWLVVTGLFLGLAVGTKWSGLYVAAALGLFVVARELVLGRRTRAVWPDGVAAFGSMIGTAALVYLVSWTSWFTHPAAWGHAGGNALGDWWRYQRQVFNFHAGLATPHPYQSHPAGWLLQLRPTSFWYQAGDQTILALGNPLLWWFGVAALLTFAVAALWRRTWPYALVLVGWASAYLPWFLYPDRTVFTFYTVVLSPFVALMSAWALAELGRRVSRVLAGVLVVAILASAWFFWPIWTGATLGPGGFMARMWLRSWI, encoded by the coding sequence GTGACCTCCCTTCGCTCCTCGGCCGGCCTAGCGTGGCTGTTCACCGCCCTGGCCACCGTCCTGGCCGCGGCCACCCGCCTGACGAACCTGGGGCGCGTCCCCGACCTGATTTTCGACGAGGTCTATTACGTTAAGGACGCCTGGTCGCTGGCCCAACTGGGCTACGAGGGCACCTGGGGCGACACCTTCCCCGCCGGGCTGGACCCGTCCGCCTCGTTCGTCGTCCACCCCCCGGTGGGCAAGTGGCTGATTTCCCTCGGGATGCAGTGGCTTGGACCGGAAAACCCGGTCGGGTGGCGCCTGGTCCCGGCCCTGATGGGCGTCCTCGGGGTCTTTTTTCTGTGTCGCTGGGCGTGGCTCCTGTTTCGCTCCCCGGCCGTTGTCGGCCTGGCGGGACTGTTCCTGGCGACCGACGGAATGCACCTGGTGCTGTCCCGCACGGCCCTGCTCGACGGAATTCTGACCACCTTTGTCCTGGGTGCCCTCTGGGCCTTGACCCACGACCAGTTGGGTCCCGCTACCGGTTGGCGCCGCCCCTGGCTGGTGGTGACCGGACTGTTCCTGGGGTTGGCGGTCGGCACCAAGTGGTCCGGCCTGTACGTGGCCGCCGCCCTCGGCCTGTTCGTGGTCGCGCGGGAGCTGGTGCTCGGCCGGCGCACGCGAGCTGTCTGGCCCGACGGGGTGGCTGCCTTCGGCTCCATGATTGGGACGGCGGCGCTGGTTTACCTGGTTAGCTGGACCTCCTGGTTTACCCACCCGGCCGCCTGGGGGCACGCCGGGGGCAATGCGCTGGGCGACTGGTGGCGCTATCAGCGCCAGGTGTTCAACTTCCACGCGGGCCTCGCCACCCCGCACCCCTACCAGTCCCACCCGGCCGGGTGGCTGCTTCAGCTGCGCCCCACCTCGTTTTGGTACCAGGCCGGCGATCAGACCATTTTGGCGCTCGGCAACCCGCTGCTGTGGTGGTTCGGGGTGGCGGCTCTGCTGACCTTCGCGGTGGCTGCGCTCTGGCGGCGCACCTGGCCCTACGCCCTGGTGCTGGTCGGCTGGGCCAGCGCCTACCTGCCCTGGTTCCTCTACCCAGACCGGACCGTGTTCACTTTCTACACGGTGGTGCTCTCACCGTTCGTGGCGCTGATGAGTGCCTGGGCGCTGGCCGAGTTGGGGCGGCGGGTCAGCCGGGTGCTGGCCGGCGTCCTGGTGGTGGCCATTTTGGCGAGCGCCTGGTTTTTCTGGCCGATCTGGACCGGGGCCACGCTGGGACCCGGCGGCTTCATGGCCCGAATGTGGCTCCGCAGCTGGATTTAG